One genomic window of Parasteatoda tepidariorum isolate YZ-2023 chromosome 9, CAS_Ptep_4.0, whole genome shotgun sequence includes the following:
- the LOC139426369 gene encoding uncharacterized protein produces MDVNKSPDSNYEATENTNRIINYLLIPSLERMALIEIVIALWREVDRRAFRRWRRTMDFAHRDCSDDTVMEMKEKVNLLCLPKSIELKILNLIKPVGEHIWEWRMDCYYKDYDVNSIQSIDILQWTYRGTIDRSKTMATLIAKHRIVHKLYAKACHHCIEHQIYKLWDQLLEYEKDMYSKKVIEDGCDSSLELYWTCVIRNDLGRLSSILKNIEDNSINTDGSIHEIMIMLSISYGNASAVRYFWYKLTEEEKAKNLTFWVTFAFRSTVRKNVTLIKQYTEITCFLMSHMDWEQQKLVFKEHGKSLLEMLITNWPAQDFLVPTISLMWDFIDINVYAYLVSVIVRCIHGEFKSEVRIVEEAHLRQLWRATPKTIKKDFFQCVAGSVNHLNDIFKGKKFETSWILLAEFLFGRDVEPDTLRDCQFIYTSLNRRMSSECHALRF; encoded by the coding sequence ATGGATGTTAATAAATCTCCTGACTCAAATTATGAAGCGACTGAGAATACCAATCGAATTATAAACTATCTCCTTATACCATCCTTGGAAAGAATGGCGCTTATTGAAATTGTGATAGCCCTTTGGCGAGAAGTTGACAGAAGGGCTTTTCGCAGATGGAGAAGAACCATGGATTTTGCCCACCGAGATTGCTCTGATGATACAGTCatggaaatgaaagaaaaggtAAATCTTTTGTGTTTACCAAAAtctattgaattgaaaattttaaatctgattaaaCCTGTTGGCGAACATATTTGGGAATGGAGAATGGACTGTTATTACAAAGACTACGATGTAAATTCTATTCAAAGCATCGATATTTTACAATGGACATATCGTGGTACAATTGATAGATCTAAAACAATGGCTACACTCATAGCTAAGCACAGAATCGTGCACAAATTATATGCCAAAGCTTGTCACCATTGTATTGaacatcaaatttataaattatgggATCAGTTGCTTGAATACGAAAAGGATATGTATagcaaaaaagttattgaagatGGTTGTGATAGCAGCTTAGAGCTCTATTGGACGTGTGTTATCAGAAATGATCTCGGTAGGTTatcttcaatattaaaaaatattgaagacaACAGTATTAATACTGATGGCAGTATTCATGAAATTATGATAATGTTATCTATATCCTATGGAAATGCATCAGCGGTTCGTTATTTCTGGTATAAACTGACCGAAGAagaaaaggcaaaaaatttaacGTTCTGGGTTACTTTCGCTTTTCGCTCCACTGTGCGTAAAAATGTAACACTCATTAAACAGTATACAGAAATCACATGTTTTTTGATGTCTCACATGGACTGGGAAcaacaaaaacttgtttttaaggAACATGGTAAATCTCTCTTAGAGATGTTGATAACTAATTGGCCTGCACAGGATTTTTTAGTACCTACGATATCTTTGATGTGggattttattgatattaatgttTACGCTTATCTTGTTTCTGTAATTGTTCGATGCATTCACGGTGAGTTTAAGAGTGAGGTAAGGATAGTGGAAGAAGCTCATCTAAGACAGTTATGGCGTGCTACTCCGAAAACCATCAAGAAAGATTTCTTTCAATGTGTGGCTGGAAGTGTGAATCACcttaatgatatatttaaaggaaaaaagtttgaaacttcTTGGATCCTACTAGCTGAGTTCTTATTTGGACGGGATGTTGAACCTGATACTTTACGTGATTGTCAATTTATTTATACCTCTTTAAACCGTAGGATGTCGTCAGAATGTCATGCTCTAAGATTTTAA